Proteins encoded by one window of Bacillus sp. DTU_2020_1000418_1_SI_GHA_SEK_038:
- a CDS encoding EscU/YscU/HrcU family type III secretion system export apparatus switch protein has protein sequence MTKQNELHRKEAVALTYDKNGSDTPYVSAKGKGLIAEGILAKAREHDIPVQEDPSLLELLGKLNINEQIPEELYEAVAEVFAFIYKADKKAGKINSK, from the coding sequence ATGACAAAGCAAAATGAATTACATCGTAAAGAAGCTGTTGCTTTGACTTACGATAAGAATGGTTCAGATACACCTTATGTTTCCGCAAAAGGAAAAGGATTAATTGCAGAAGGAATACTTGCTAAAGCAAGGGAGCATGATATACCTGTCCAAGAAGACCCCTCTTTATTAGAGCTATTGGGAAAACTTAATATTAATGAGCAAATCCCCGAAGAATTATATGAAGCAGTTGCGGAGGTTTTTGCTTTTATCTATAAAGCTGATAAAAAGGCAGGAAAAATAAATTCTAAATAG
- the sucD gene encoding succinate--CoA ligase subunit alpha, with protein sequence MSVFINKDTKVIVQGITGSTALFHTKQMLEYGTKIVGGTSPGKGGTEVEGVPVFNTVEEAVKTTGANASVIYVPAPFAADAILEAVDAELDLVICITEHIPVLDMVKVKRYMEGKKTRLVGPNCPGVITPDECKIGIMPGYIHTKGHVGVVSRSGTLTYEAVHQLTQAGIGQTTAVGIGGDPVNGTNFIDTLKAFNEDPETYAVIMIGEIGGTAEEEAAEWVKANMTKPVVGFIGGRTAPPGKRMGHAGAIISGGKGTADEKIRVMNECGIEVAETPSVMGETLIKVLKEKGLYEKCKTH encoded by the coding sequence GTGAGTGTATTTATTAACAAAGATACAAAAGTTATAGTGCAAGGGATTACTGGTTCTACGGCACTTTTCCATACAAAACAAATGTTAGAATACGGTACAAAAATTGTTGGGGGAACATCACCTGGTAAAGGTGGCACTGAAGTAGAAGGAGTTCCTGTGTTTAATACTGTCGAAGAAGCAGTGAAAACGACTGGAGCTAATGCTTCTGTTATTTATGTTCCAGCTCCGTTTGCTGCTGACGCTATTTTAGAAGCTGTTGATGCAGAGCTTGATCTTGTTATTTGTATTACTGAACATATTCCAGTATTAGATATGGTAAAAGTAAAACGCTATATGGAAGGCAAGAAAACTCGACTAGTTGGTCCTAACTGTCCGGGTGTTATTACTCCAGATGAGTGTAAGATTGGAATTATGCCAGGCTATATCCATACAAAAGGACATGTTGGCGTTGTTTCCCGTTCAGGAACTCTAACATATGAAGCCGTTCATCAGTTAACTCAAGCTGGTATCGGTCAAACTACTGCTGTAGGGATTGGCGGAGACCCAGTAAACGGAACAAACTTCATTGATACCTTAAAGGCTTTCAACGAAGATCCAGAAACGTATGCAGTGATCATGATCGGTGAAATCGGCGGAACAGCTGAAGAAGAAGCTGCAGAGTGGGTTAAAGCGAACATGACGAAGCCTGTTGTAGGCTTTATTGGCGGGCGCACAGCACCTCCAGGAAAGCGTATGGGACATGCTGGTGCCATTATTTCTGGAGGGAAAGGAACAGCTGACGAAAAGATCCGCGTTATGAATGAATGTGGAATTGAAGTTGCTGAGACTCCTTCTGTAATGGGTGAAACATTAATTAAAGTCCTTAAAGAAAAAGGGCTATACGAGAAGTGTAAAACTCATTAA
- the ffh gene encoding signal recognition particle protein codes for MAFEGLADRLQNTIQKIRGKGKVNEADVKEMMRDVRLALLEADVNFKVVKEFVKKVSERAVGQEVLKSLTPGQQVVKVVKEELTQLMGGEQSKIAVAGRPPTVIMMVGLQGAGKTTTSGKLANLLRKKYNRSPLLVAADIYRPAAIKQLETLGKQLSLPVFSLGDKVSPVEIAKQAIAKAKEDHHDYVLIDTAGRLHVDEALMDELKQIKELSNPDEIFLVVDAMTGQDAVNVAQSFNELLGLTGVVLTKLDGDTRGGAALSIRSVTDTPIKFVGLGEKMDALEPFHPERMASRILGMGDVLTLIEKAQANVDEEKAKEMQQKMRTASLTFDDFLEQLSQVRSMGPLDELLKMLPGANKIKGLDKLQVDDKQISQVEAIIRSMTKDEKIHPETINASRRKRIAKGSGTTVPEVNRLLKQFEDMKKMMKQMSGMQQKGKKKGGFKFPFNPF; via the coding sequence TCTTGCATTATTAGAAGCAGACGTTAACTTTAAGGTCGTCAAAGAGTTTGTCAAAAAGGTAAGTGAACGGGCTGTTGGCCAGGAAGTGCTAAAGAGCTTAACACCAGGGCAGCAGGTAGTTAAAGTCGTCAAAGAAGAGTTGACTCAATTAATGGGTGGAGAGCAGAGCAAGATTGCTGTTGCGGGCCGTCCTCCAACTGTCATTATGATGGTTGGTTTACAAGGGGCGGGTAAAACAACTACTTCTGGAAAGCTTGCTAACCTGCTTCGAAAGAAATACAACCGAAGCCCATTGCTAGTGGCTGCTGATATTTATCGCCCTGCTGCGATTAAACAGCTGGAAACGCTGGGAAAACAGCTAAGTTTGCCGGTTTTTTCCTTAGGTGACAAGGTTAGCCCTGTTGAAATAGCTAAACAAGCAATTGCGAAGGCAAAGGAAGATCATCATGATTATGTCCTGATTGATACAGCGGGACGATTACATGTTGATGAAGCCTTGATGGATGAGCTAAAGCAAATTAAAGAGCTATCTAACCCAGATGAAATCTTCCTTGTCGTTGATGCAATGACAGGTCAAGACGCAGTAAATGTGGCTCAAAGCTTTAATGAGCTGCTTGGATTAACTGGTGTCGTGCTAACAAAGCTTGATGGCGATACTCGTGGAGGGGCTGCTCTATCTATTCGCTCCGTCACGGATACTCCTATTAAATTTGTCGGTTTAGGTGAAAAAATGGATGCACTTGAGCCATTCCATCCTGAAAGAATGGCATCAAGAATTTTAGGCATGGGAGATGTTCTTACTCTCATTGAAAAAGCTCAGGCAAACGTTGATGAAGAAAAAGCAAAAGAAATGCAGCAAAAAATGCGTACAGCTTCTTTAACTTTTGATGACTTTTTAGAGCAGTTAAGCCAGGTTCGCAGTATGGGGCCATTGGATGAACTGTTGAAAATGCTTCCAGGCGCCAACAAAATAAAAGGCTTAGACAAGCTACAGGTGGATGATAAGCAAATTTCACAGGTCGAAGCTATTATTAGATCGATGACAAAGGATGAGAAAATTCATCCAGAAACGATTAATGCAAGCCGCCGTAAGCGAATTGCCAAGGGAAGCGGTACAACTGTGCCTGAAGTCAACCGTTTGCTGAAGCAATTTGAAGATATGAAGAAAATGATGAAGCAAATGTCAGGAATGCAGCAAAAAGGGAAGAAAAAGGGCGGATTTAAGTTTCCATTCAATCCGTTTTAA
- the trmD gene encoding tRNA (guanosine(37)-N1)-methyltransferase TrmD — protein sequence MMKIDVLTLFPEMFNGVFGHSILKKAAENKAVEYNVVNFREYADNKHQTVDDYPYGGGAGMVLKPQPIFDAVADLREKGKSDPRVILLCPQGERYTQKKAEELAELDHLIFVCGHYEGYDERIREHIVTDEISIGDFVLTGGELGAMVVIDSVVRLLPGVLGNEESHRKDSFSTGLLEHPHYTRPADFRGMKVPDILISGNHRLIDEWRTKESLRRTFTRRPDLLEHVHLNDVQIKWLEEIKNEQN from the coding sequence ATGATGAAAATCGATGTTCTAACACTTTTCCCCGAAATGTTTAATGGAGTCTTTGGCCATTCTATTTTAAAAAAAGCAGCAGAAAACAAGGCGGTTGAGTATAATGTCGTTAACTTTAGGGAATATGCTGATAATAAGCATCAAACCGTTGATGATTATCCTTATGGCGGCGGTGCAGGGATGGTTTTAAAGCCACAGCCCATCTTTGATGCTGTGGCAGATTTGCGTGAGAAAGGCAAATCTGATCCAAGAGTCATCCTGCTCTGTCCACAAGGGGAAAGATATACGCAGAAGAAGGCAGAAGAACTTGCCGAGTTAGATCATCTTATTTTCGTTTGCGGCCATTATGAAGGGTATGATGAGAGGATTCGAGAGCATATAGTGACGGATGAAATATCCATCGGTGATTTTGTGCTGACAGGCGGGGAACTCGGAGCTATGGTTGTCATTGACAGTGTAGTCAGGCTCCTTCCTGGTGTTCTTGGAAACGAAGAATCCCACCGCAAGGATTCTTTTAGTACGGGCCTTCTCGAGCATCCTCATTATACCCGGCCTGCTGATTTCAGAGGAATGAAAGTTCCGGATATTCTTATTTCCGGGAATCATCGCTTAATTGATGAATGGAGAACGAAGGAATCATTAAGAAGAACTTTCACCCGCAGGCCAGATTTATTGGAACATGTTCATTTGAACGATGTGCAAATAAAATGGCTGGAAGAAATAAAAAATGAACAGAATTAG
- a CDS encoding ribonuclease HII — MEKLNIREIEQRLAKENDLHSPFVKMLEKDERKGVHGLLKKWHNKKDKEAKAYEKHVQMTCYEKKYRSEGFVHIAGVDEVGRGPLAGPVIAAAVILPPEFYLPGLDDSKKLSEQKRVEYYEEIIQSAIDYHVGIIDSEEIDKINIYEASKKAMRTAIAGLKLKPDFLLIDAVKLNTPYPEEAIIKGDSKSISIAAASIIAKVTRDRLMVDLGREYPVYGFSTNMGYGTKEHLSAIQMFGITSHHRKSFAPVKDYIGKRK, encoded by the coding sequence ATGGAGAAATTAAACATACGAGAGATCGAACAAAGGCTTGCTAAAGAAAATGATCTTCATAGTCCATTTGTGAAAATGCTGGAAAAGGATGAGCGAAAAGGCGTACATGGGCTATTAAAAAAATGGCATAACAAAAAAGATAAAGAAGCTAAAGCCTATGAAAAACATGTTCAAATGACATGCTATGAAAAAAAATATCGATCTGAAGGCTTTGTTCATATTGCTGGGGTTGACGAGGTGGGAAGAGGTCCTTTGGCCGGTCCTGTTATAGCTGCTGCCGTCATTTTACCACCTGAATTCTATTTGCCTGGACTTGATGATTCTAAGAAGCTATCAGAACAAAAAAGAGTTGAATATTATGAGGAAATTATACAATCGGCGATAGATTATCATGTTGGAATAATTGATTCAGAAGAAATTGACAAAATTAATATCTATGAGGCATCGAAAAAGGCCATGCGGACAGCCATTGCAGGTTTAAAATTAAAACCTGACTTTCTGCTTATTGATGCAGTTAAACTAAATACACCGTATCCCGAGGAGGCGATTATTAAGGGTGACAGCAAAAGTATATCAATCGCAGCGGCCTCCATTATTGCCAAAGTGACTCGTGACCGCCTAATGGTTGATTTAGGAAGGGAATATCCTGTTTACGGTTTTTCTACAAATATGGGATACGGGACAAAAGAACATTTATCAGCGATTCAAATGTTTGGCATCACCTCTCATCACCGAAAAAGCTTTGCGCCAGTAAAGGATTACATAGGAAAACGGAAATAA
- the lepB gene encoding signal peptidase I, which produces MTKKKNELWEWSKALVIAVLLAAIIRYFLFAPIVVDGLSMMPTLHDQDRMIVNKFSYKIGKPERFDIIVFHAPENKDYIKRVIGLPGDRIEYKDDVLYVNGKAYDEPYLDQYKQQIIDGPLTEPFTLQEKIGQETVPEGHLFVMGDNRRYSKDSRHIGTVPMEKVLGNTGIIYWPIEDIRIVK; this is translated from the coding sequence ATGACGAAGAAGAAAAATGAATTATGGGAATGGTCTAAAGCCTTAGTGATTGCAGTTCTATTAGCAGCAATTATTCGATACTTTTTATTTGCTCCCATTGTGGTAGATGGATTATCAATGATGCCGACCTTGCATGATCAAGATCGGATGATCGTAAATAAATTCAGCTATAAGATTGGAAAGCCAGAGCGCTTTGATATTATTGTTTTTCATGCACCGGAAAATAAAGATTACATAAAGAGAGTAATCGGGCTGCCAGGAGATCGAATTGAATATAAGGATGATGTCCTTTATGTTAACGGAAAAGCCTATGATGAACCTTATTTAGATCAGTATAAGCAACAGATTATTGACGGACCACTAACAGAGCCGTTTACGCTTCAAGAAAAGATTGGCCAGGAAACGGTTCCAGAAGGGCATCTGTTTGTAATGGGAGATAACCGCAGATACAGCAAGGATAGCCGTCATATCGGAACAGTGCCAATGGAGAAAGTATTAGGAAATACAGGCATTATTTATTGGCCAATCGAAGACATTCGAATTGTAAAATGA
- a CDS encoding YlqD family protein — MKIIQSVVVKQVLTENSKSELLNKYHSNKLQLQKECDQLRFEMKKQEKSKKFHAANLKKQFEKEIQMRKEKIKLLDFQIEQLHILPLGSELKEKEINAIIDIEIGDRWEDIQSGGTIIIKDGIVEDIR; from the coding sequence ATGAAAATCATTCAATCTGTCGTGGTCAAACAAGTTCTTACCGAAAATAGTAAAAGTGAACTATTAAATAAATATCACTCAAATAAGCTGCAGCTCCAAAAAGAATGTGATCAGCTCCGATTCGAGATGAAAAAACAAGAAAAGTCTAAAAAGTTTCATGCAGCTAATTTAAAGAAACAATTTGAGAAAGAAATTCAAATGCGTAAAGAAAAGATTAAACTGCTCGATTTTCAAATAGAACAATTACATATACTACCACTAGGAAGCGAGCTTAAAGAAAAAGAGATCAATGCCATTATTGATATTGAGATTGGAGATCGCTGGGAAGATATTCAGAGTGGAGGAACAATCATTATTAAAGACGGAATCGTTGAGGACATACGTTAG
- the rimM gene encoding ribosome maturation factor RimM (Essential for efficient processing of 16S rRNA) → MEKWFNVGKVVNTHGIRGEVRIISKTDFAEERYKSGNRLFLFMPQSKSPLELTVKSHRTHKNFDLVIFDGYDNINQVENMKGGILKVPESQLGVLDEDEFYYHEIIGCIVTTVDGEEIGKISEILSPGANDVWVIKGEGGKEILIPYIEAVVKEVNVKEKMVIIDPIEGLLS, encoded by the coding sequence TTGGAAAAATGGTTTAATGTTGGAAAAGTAGTGAACACCCACGGTATTAGAGGAGAAGTGAGAATCATTTCTAAGACTGATTTTGCAGAAGAAAGATATAAGTCTGGAAATCGATTATTTTTATTTATGCCTCAATCTAAAAGCCCTCTTGAATTAACCGTAAAATCGCATCGAACACATAAAAATTTTGATTTAGTTATCTTTGATGGCTACGATAATATTAATCAAGTTGAGAACATGAAAGGCGGGATCTTGAAGGTTCCTGAGAGCCAGCTTGGTGTTTTAGATGAAGATGAATTTTATTATCATGAAATTATTGGCTGTATTGTAACTACGGTAGACGGTGAGGAAATTGGGAAAATCAGTGAAATTCTCTCGCCTGGGGCAAATGATGTATGGGTAATAAAGGGGGAGGGCGGCAAAGAAATTCTAATTCCCTATATTGAAGCGGTTGTCAAAGAGGTAAATGTGAAAGAGAAGATGGTTATTATTGATCCAATTGAAGGGCTGCTATCATGA
- the sucC gene encoding ADP-forming succinate--CoA ligase subunit beta has product MNIHEYQGKEVLRQYGVSVPNGLVAFTVEEAVEAAKKLGTEVCVVKAQIHAGGRGKAGGVKVAKNLDEVRTYANEILGKTLVTHQTGPEGKEVKRLLIEEGCDIKKEYYIGLVLDRATSHVVLMASEEGGTEIEEVAEKTPEKIFKEEIDPVVGLTAFQARRIAFNINIPKELVNQAVKFMMGLYSAYIEKDCSIAEINPLVVTGDGKVMALDAKLNFDSNAIYRQKDILEYRDLDEEDPKEIEASKYDLSYISLDGNIGCMVNGAGLAMATMDIVKHYGGDPANFLDVGGGATAEKVTEAFKIILSDKNVKGIFVNIFGGIMKCDVIATGVVEAAKQVGLNVPLVVRLEGTNVELGKKILAESDIEIIAAESMADGAQKIVSLVG; this is encoded by the coding sequence ATGAACATACATGAGTACCAAGGAAAAGAGGTCCTCAGACAATATGGGGTATCAGTTCCAAACGGATTAGTTGCTTTTACAGTGGAAGAGGCAGTGGAAGCCGCAAAAAAATTAGGCACGGAAGTGTGTGTTGTTAAAGCACAAATTCATGCAGGGGGACGCGGTAAAGCTGGCGGTGTAAAAGTCGCAAAAAATTTAGATGAAGTTCGTACATATGCAAATGAAATTTTAGGAAAAACACTTGTTACTCACCAAACGGGTCCTGAAGGTAAAGAAGTTAAACGCCTGCTTATCGAAGAAGGCTGCGATATTAAAAAAGAATACTATATTGGTTTAGTATTAGACCGTGCTACTTCTCATGTAGTTTTAATGGCTTCTGAAGAAGGCGGAACAGAAATCGAAGAAGTTGCTGAAAAAACACCTGAAAAAATCTTCAAAGAAGAAATTGATCCGGTTGTTGGTTTAACAGCATTCCAAGCACGACGTATTGCATTTAACATTAATATTCCGAAAGAGCTCGTAAATCAAGCGGTTAAGTTTATGATGGGCTTATATAGTGCCTATATCGAGAAAGATTGTTCTATTGCTGAAATTAACCCGCTAGTTGTTACTGGCGATGGCAAGGTTATGGCATTAGATGCTAAATTGAATTTTGATAGCAATGCGATCTACCGTCAAAAAGATATTTTAGAATATCGTGACCTTGATGAAGAGGATCCAAAGGAAATTGAAGCATCTAAATATGATTTAAGCTATATTTCACTAGACGGAAATATTGGCTGCATGGTGAACGGTGCTGGCTTAGCAATGGCAACGATGGATATCGTTAAACATTATGGTGGAGATCCTGCTAACTTCCTTGATGTTGGCGGCGGTGCTACAGCAGAGAAAGTAACAGAAGCTTTTAAAATCATCCTTTCTGACAAAAACGTTAAAGGTATTTTCGTCAATATCTTTGGCGGAATAATGAAATGTGATGTTATCGCAACAGGTGTAGTAGAAGCTGCAAAGCAAGTAGGTTTAAACGTGCCTTTAGTTGTTCGTTTAGAAGGTACAAATGTTGAGTTAGGCAAGAAAATTCTTGCTGAGTCTGACATTGAAATTATTGCAGCTGAATCTATGGCTGATGGCGCACAAAAAATCGTTTCATTAGTAGGGTAA
- the ylqF gene encoding ribosome biogenesis GTPase YlqF: protein MTIQWFPGHMAKARRQVTEKLKLVDIIFELVDARIPYSSRNPMIDEIIQHKPRIVLLNKADMADKEVTRQWIKHFQDEGTRALAINSQAGQGMKEIVAASQDILKEKFDRMKAKGVKPRAIRAMIVGIPNAGKSTLINRLAKKNIAKTGNTPGVTKAQQWIKVGKELELLDTPGILWPKFEDQQVGLKLALTGAIKDTILNLQDIAIFALRFLEKKYPDRLKDRYKLDEIPEDIVELFNEIGKLRGCLMAGGEIDYDKVTELVIREFRTEKWGPISLEQPEDLVAEKTEEK, encoded by the coding sequence ATGACGATTCAATGGTTTCCAGGGCATATGGCAAAAGCCCGCAGACAAGTAACAGAAAAACTAAAGCTAGTTGATATTATTTTTGAATTGGTCGATGCCAGAATCCCATACTCATCCCGAAATCCGATGATTGATGAGATTATTCAGCATAAGCCGCGGATCGTCCTATTAAACAAGGCTGATATGGCCGATAAAGAAGTGACAAGGCAATGGATCAAACATTTTCAGGACGAAGGAACGAGAGCACTTGCCATTAATTCGCAGGCAGGACAAGGCATGAAGGAAATCGTGGCAGCCTCTCAAGATATTCTGAAAGAAAAATTTGACCGAATGAAGGCAAAAGGGGTAAAACCGAGGGCTATTCGCGCCATGATTGTAGGTATCCCTAATGCAGGCAAATCAACTTTAATTAACAGGCTGGCGAAAAAGAATATTGCAAAGACGGGAAATACACCAGGGGTTACCAAGGCCCAGCAGTGGATTAAGGTCGGAAAAGAATTGGAGCTCTTGGACACACCTGGGATTCTATGGCCTAAATTTGAAGATCAACAAGTCGGCTTAAAGTTAGCGCTAACAGGAGCAATAAAGGATACCATTTTAAACTTACAGGATATTGCCATTTTTGCTTTAAGATTTCTTGAGAAGAAATACCCTGACCGGCTCAAAGATCGTTACAAGCTAGATGAGATTCCTGAAGATATTGTAGAATTATTTAATGAGATTGGAAAACTTCGGGGCTGCCTAATGGCTGGAGGAGAGATTGATTACGATAAAGTTACTGAACTCGTTATTAGGGAGTTTCGAACAGAAAAATGGGGACCTATTTCTTTAGAGCAGCCTGAAGACTTGGTGGCGGAAAAAACGGAAGAAAAATAA
- the rplS gene encoding 50S ribosomal protein L19, translating into MHKLIEEITKEQLRTDVPAFRPGDTVRVHVSIVEGTRERIQVYEGVVIKRRGGGISETFTVRKISYGVGVERTFPVHTPKIAKLEVLRRGKVRRAKLYYLRNLRGKKARIKEIR; encoded by the coding sequence ATGCATAAATTAATCGAAGAAATCACAAAAGAACAACTTCGTACGGATGTTCCTGCGTTCCGTCCTGGTGATACTGTACGTGTACACGTAAGTATTGTTGAGGGAACTCGTGAGCGTATTCAGGTATACGAAGGAGTCGTGATTAAGCGTCGTGGTGGTGGAATTAGCGAAACTTTCACAGTTCGTAAGATCTCTTACGGTGTAGGCGTTGAGCGTACATTCCCTGTTCACACACCAAAGATTGCGAAGCTTGAAGTTCTTCGCCGCGGTAAAGTACGCCGTGCGAAACTTTACTACCTACGTAACCTACGTGGTAAAAAAGCTCGTATTAAAGAAATCCGATAA
- the rpsP gene encoding 30S ribosomal protein S16: protein MAVKIRLKRMGAKKTPFYRIVVADSRSPRDGRFIETVGTYNPVAEPAIVDINEELALKWLQTGAKPSDTVRNLFSKQGIMEKFHNAKNGK from the coding sequence ATGGCAGTAAAAATTCGTTTAAAACGTATGGGAGCAAAGAAAACTCCTTTCTATCGTATCGTTGTAGCTGATTCTCGTTCACCACGTGATGGACGTTTCATTGAAACAGTAGGAACTTACAATCCAGTAGCTGAGCCAGCTATCGTTGATATTAATGAAGAGCTTGCTCTTAAATGGCTACAAACTGGTGCAAAACCTTCTGACACAGTTCGTAACTTATTCTCTAAACAAGGCATTATGGAGAAATTCCATAACGCTAAAAACGGCAAGTAA
- a CDS encoding KH domain-containing protein: MKELIETIVKPLVDFPDEVHVSVLEEDNRVTYQLSVNKNDMGKVIGKQGRVAKAIRTVVYAAGSSQQKKVFLEISE, translated from the coding sequence ATGAAAGAGCTTATCGAAACGATTGTTAAGCCCCTTGTTGATTTTCCGGACGAAGTGCATGTGAGTGTACTTGAAGAAGACAACCGCGTAACCTATCAGCTTTCTGTCAACAAGAATGACATGGGGAAAGTAATTGGGAAGCAAGGGCGCGTTGCGAAAGCAATACGGACTGTTGTTTATGCAGCAGGATCATCACAGCAGAAAAAGGTTTTTCTAGAAATCAGTGAATAA